The following nucleotide sequence is from Pseudarthrobacter psychrotolerans.
AGATCGTCTCCATCCCGATCAACTCCGCCATGGAATCGCTCAACGCGTCCATGGCCGTTGGCATCTCGCTGTACGAAATCTCCAGGCAGCGCGCCGTTAAGTAACTCGCTGCGAGGCGGCGGCACAGCCGCCGTCCTCCGCGTGCTGCTCCCCACCGTCTCCCTGACCTCGCAAGCTCGGCCAGGGAACCCGGACGGTGTGGGCCCACTTCGTCGCTCTGACGCACGCTTCCGGACGCCAGCGGTGCCCCCGAAGCCCCCGCCTCCGCCGCGGCTGCTGCTCCGGTGGTCGAGCCTGTCGAGACCCCTTATGCCACATCACGGCAGGAGGGGTCTCGCTTTCGGGTTAGAACTCCCGGCGGTTTGCCAGGACCCTATGATGTCGTCATAAAAGCGGCAGTGCAGTTCAGCAGCCGCTGGCCGCTACCATTGACATGATGGTCATGCCGCTTTTCGACACCGCCTCCACCAAGGATGCCTCTTCGGCATATCCGCTCGGTGTCAGCGTCCCGCGCCCGGGTTCGGGAGCGGATTACGGCGCGCAGTCCAGCGCGAACGTGGCCGTGTACGCTCCGGCCGTGGAGAACCTTGAGATTGCCTACAAGGCCGCCGGCGGTGATTGGCATCTGCAGACCTTGCCCAACGTTACCCATGGGGTGCACCACGGAATTGTTGAAGATTTCCCGTACGGATCGCTGTACGGGTTCCGCGCCACGTCCAAGGCTGAGACGTTGCCGCTGGCGGTTCCCGTTGTGGACCTGGACGACGACGGCGGGCAGCCTCTTCTGCTCGATCCTTACGGCCGGGCGGTGGACCAGCGGGAAGGGTTCCTGACGAGCGTCCGGATGGCCGGCGATTTTGACTGGGGCGACGACGAACAGCCCCGGACGCAGTGGCGGAACACCATCATCTACGAGGCCCACGTCCGCGGCCAGAGCATGCTCCACCCCGATGTGCCCGAGGTACTGCGCGGAACCTACGCCGGCATGGCCCATCCGGCCATCATCGAGCACTTCAAGAGCCTGGGCATCACTTCTGTCCAGCTGCTCCCGGTGCACTTCCACCTTGATGAGCTGCACCTGCAGAATCTCGGCCTGACCAACTACTGGGGCTACAACACCGCCGCGTTTTTCGCGCCGCATGCGGCCTATGCAACGCAGGCTGCCCAGGATGCAGGACCACACGCCGTCCAGAATGAGTTCAAGGGAATGGTCAAGCTGCTCCACGCGGCAGGACTTGAAGTAATTCTCGACGTTGTCTACAACCACACTGCCGAGGGCGGTCCGGACGGCCAGGCCATCAGCTTCCGCGGACTCGGCGAGGACACCTACTACCGCACGGATGGCCACGGGAAATACATCGACACCACGGGCTGCGGCAACAGCCTGAATTTCGGCCAGCCCCGGGTGGTCCAGCTGGTACTGGATTCCCTCCGCTACTGGGTGGACGAATTCCACATCGACGGCTTCCGCTTCGACCTGGCAGTGACGCTCTGCCGGAACGCTGACAACGAGTTTGATCCCCGCCACCCGTTCCTGGTGGCCGTGGCCGCCGATCCTGTGTTGTCTGATGTGAAACTGATCGCCGAGCCCTGGGACGTCGGCTACGGCGGCTGGCAGACGGGACGGTTCCCGGGCGGCTGGGTTGACTGGAACGACCACTTCCGGGACGGCGTCCGCTCCTTCTGGCTTGCCGACCGTGCGGCCATCGAGGCCGGCGGGCACGGCGGGTCCGTGGCGCGGCTGGCTGATGCCTTGTCCGGATCGGCCGGGCTTTTTGAAGCGTCGGGTCGTTCCAGGCTGGCGTCGGTCAACCTCATCACGGCACACGACGGCTTCACGCTTAACGACCTCGTGTCCTACGACCGTAAGCACAACGAGGCCAACGGCGAGCAGAACCGGGACGGGCACGGGGACAACCGCAGCTACAACCACGGCGTCGAGGGCCCGAGCGAGGACGAGACCATCGTGGCGCAGCGGGCGCAGTCCCGGCGGAACCTGATGGCCTCCCTGATGATTTCCCTGGGTGTGCCCATGATCACCGCGGGTGACGAACTCGCGCGCACGCAGCAGGGCAACAACAACGCCTACTGCCAGGACAACCCCCTGGCCTGGATCGATTGGACGCGCACCCCGGAATCCGCGGAGATGCTCCGCAGCACCAAGCGCTACGTCCGGCTGCGCAAGGAGTTCCTTGCAAGCCAACCCCATGATTTTCCGGCGCGGGATGAACAGTCGTATATCTACTGGTTTGATCACTCCGGGCAGCCCATGTCCATGGATCAGTGGAATGATCCCCGGCACCGCGTCATGCAGCTCCTGCTTGGCTCGGACGACGGTACGGTGGCAGGCCTCGTGGTGGTCAACGGCAGCGCCTCCGATGTGAAGATCACCCTTCCGGAACTCAAAAACGACGACGGAACGCCCCAAAGGATGTTCGAGCTCCGGCTGACAACTTCACCGCTTCACGAGCTTCGCCAGGGCAGCCGCGTGGCGTCCGGCGAGACGGATCTCATCGAGGCGAACTCGATCAACATCTACCGCACGTAACTGCGGAGGGGACTAAAATTGCGCAACCGCACCATTGCCCTGCTGCTGACCGGGCTGCTGGCCATGGCGGTGTTCGCTTTCGGCGGCCCCGGGCTCCTTGAGACTGTAACGGGAAGTACGACGCCGGCAGCAAGTTCCAGCGCATCCCCGGTCCCAGGGGCTCCCGTTCCGGGTCCGGCGGACGTTCCAGCCCCGGCGGCAGTACCCGCCAACCCGTCCGGTCTGCCCGCAATCAAGGAATCCCAGCTGCCGGCCGAAGCCCGGGACACCCTCGCCGGAATCCGTGCCGGCGGCCCCTACCGCTACAGCCAGGACAACACGACGTTCGGCAACTTTGAGCGCATTCTCCCGCGGCAGGACTCAGGCTACTACCGCGAGTACACCGTGCCCACCCCGGGTGAATCGGACAGGGGAGCCCGGCGCATCGTCACCGGCTCCGAGGGCGAGAAGTACTACACGCAGGACCACTACGACTCGTTTAAATTCATCACAGAAGGCAGCTGAACACCGTCATGAAAATCTACTCCGCCGATACCTGGACCATCGAGGAACTGCAGGAACAGATATCCGACGCCGGCCGCCGCAGTCTCCTGGTCCCTGCTGCCGACAGCAAGAGGGCGGTCTTGGAAACCTTCGGCGAAGTGCTCGCTTTCCCCGAGCACTACGGCGTGAACATGGATGCCCTAAACGATTCGCTGCACGATTTCGCGGACAGCATCGCCGAAGACGGGGGTGCCCCGGTGACCGTCCTCTGGCAGGTGGCCGCAGCGTTCCGTGGCGACCGGTCCTTCGGGATCATCTGCGAGGTCCTCCAGGACGCCGAGAGCTACGCCGGCCGTGACCTGGCGGTCACGGCCGTGCTCCTCTAGATATGACGCTGCGCGTCAGGCGTTGACAATCAGCCCCAGTTCGGCTTTGGAAGCCAGCGCCTCGTGCCGGGGCAGGACGCGGACGGTGTAGCCGAACGGACCTGACCGGTCGATCAGCAGGGAGCCGCTGAACAGGTGGCGCCCGTCGCCCAGATCCTCTTTCGAGCTCAACTCAATCAGGGTGACGTCCGCCAGGGTGTCGCTTTCCTCGGCGCGGCCATAGGCCACCTCCACGGAAACGTCCTCCGGCGACAGGGTGTGCAGCGCGATGTAGGCGTTCACCTGCAGGGTGTCCCCGATCTG
It contains:
- the glgX gene encoding glycogen debranching protein GlgX, yielding MVMPLFDTASTKDASSAYPLGVSVPRPGSGADYGAQSSANVAVYAPAVENLEIAYKAAGGDWHLQTLPNVTHGVHHGIVEDFPYGSLYGFRATSKAETLPLAVPVVDLDDDGGQPLLLDPYGRAVDQREGFLTSVRMAGDFDWGDDEQPRTQWRNTIIYEAHVRGQSMLHPDVPEVLRGTYAGMAHPAIIEHFKSLGITSVQLLPVHFHLDELHLQNLGLTNYWGYNTAAFFAPHAAYATQAAQDAGPHAVQNEFKGMVKLLHAAGLEVILDVVYNHTAEGGPDGQAISFRGLGEDTYYRTDGHGKYIDTTGCGNSLNFGQPRVVQLVLDSLRYWVDEFHIDGFRFDLAVTLCRNADNEFDPRHPFLVAVAADPVLSDVKLIAEPWDVGYGGWQTGRFPGGWVDWNDHFRDGVRSFWLADRAAIEAGGHGGSVARLADALSGSAGLFEASGRSRLASVNLITAHDGFTLNDLVSYDRKHNEANGEQNRDGHGDNRSYNHGVEGPSEDETIVAQRAQSRRNLMASLMISLGVPMITAGDELARTQQGNNNAYCQDNPLAWIDWTRTPESAEMLRSTKRYVRLRKEFLASQPHDFPARDEQSYIYWFDHSGQPMSMDQWNDPRHRVMQLLLGSDDGTVAGLVVVNGSASDVKITLPELKNDDGTPQRMFELRLTTSPLHELRQGSRVASGETDLIEANSINIYRT
- a CDS encoding ribonuclease domain-containing protein — protein: MRNRTIALLLTGLLAMAVFAFGGPGLLETVTGSTTPAASSSASPVPGAPVPGPADVPAPAAVPANPSGLPAIKESQLPAEARDTLAGIRAGGPYRYSQDNTTFGNFERILPRQDSGYYREYTVPTPGESDRGARRIVTGSEGEKYYTQDHYDSFKFITEGS
- a CDS encoding barstar family protein, whose protein sequence is MKIYSADTWTIEELQEQISDAGRRSLLVPAADSKRAVLETFGEVLAFPEHYGVNMDALNDSLHDFADSIAEDGGAPVTVLWQVAAAFRGDRSFGIICEVLQDAESYAGRDLAVTAVLL